One part of the Parabacteroides distasonis ATCC 8503 genome encodes these proteins:
- a CDS encoding NUDIX hydrolase, translating to MDTQNENREMLSPYVSVDCVLLGINDDKLTVLLAERKSEEGELIGYKIPGSLIYENEDLDDAAYRILNDSTGLKRVQLKQFRCFGSPARTSNRLDVMWLEATSKVKIGRLITVAYLALCKNSRKTCPADKSDSIRWCPIDELPRLPFDHKEIIEAAIQEIRNWVEKEPAIIFDYMPMKFTAFQLRRTYEVIYNREMDVRNFHKKMNSLDYVVPTEDMQDGVAHRAARYYRFDKVKYNQQRSKFNKI from the coding sequence ATGGATACACAAAACGAGAATAGAGAGATGCTTTCCCCCTATGTTTCCGTAGACTGCGTTCTTCTCGGCATCAATGATGACAAGCTCACCGTGCTGTTGGCGGAGCGAAAAAGTGAGGAAGGCGAGTTGATCGGCTATAAAATACCCGGCAGCCTGATCTATGAGAACGAGGATTTAGATGACGCCGCCTATCGGATACTGAATGATTCGACCGGCTTGAAGCGTGTCCAATTGAAACAATTCCGTTGTTTTGGTTCTCCCGCCCGTACCTCGAACCGGTTGGACGTGATGTGGCTGGAGGCGACATCCAAGGTGAAGATCGGACGGTTGATCACGGTCGCTTATCTCGCCTTGTGCAAGAACAGCAGGAAGACGTGTCCGGCCGATAAATCCGACTCGATCCGTTGGTGCCCTATCGACGAGCTTCCTCGCTTGCCATTCGATCATAAAGAGATTATCGAGGCTGCCATACAGGAGATCCGTAATTGGGTGGAGAAGGAGCCCGCTATCATTTTCGACTATATGCCGATGAAGTTCACGGCGTTCCAGCTTAGGCGCACGTACGAGGTGATCTATAACCGTGAGATGGACGTGCGCAATTTTCATAAGAAGATGAATTCCTTGGATTACGTGGTGCCCACGGAGGATATGCAAGACGGGGTCGCCCATCGTGCCGCACGGTATTATCGGTTTGATAAGGTGAAATATAATCAACAACGTTCGAAGTTTAATAAGATATAA
- a CDS encoding xylulokinase — translation MCLLGCDIGSSSIKVSIVDEETGLTIGADFYPKEEAPIKALRPGWAEQNPEDWWSYVKIAMKGAMSKAKVKGEDIKAIGISYQMHGLVVVDKKMEVLRPSIIWCDSRAVPYGERAFKNIGEKRCLSHLLNSPGNFTASKLAWIKEYEPDIYDRIHKIMLPGDFIAMRLTGDIVTTVSGLSEGIFWDFKNNALSEELMNYYGFRKDLIADIRPTFGLQGEVTASVAAELGLKKGTPVTYRAGDQPNNALSLNVLNPGEIAATGGTSGVVYGVNGKVNYDTLSRVNTFAHVNHTMEQTRLGVLLCINGVGILNSWIKRNIAPEGINYNELNDLAATVPIGCDGLSILPFGNGAERMLQNKQIDCSVHGLNFNIHTKAHMARAAQEGIVFAFKYGMDIMNEMGIDIQVIRAGNANLFLSPIFRDALAGVTGTVIELYDTNGAVGAAKGAGMGAGIYKNAEEAFASLKKINVIEPDGFKANAYCGAFEIWKERLEQSI, via the coding sequence ATGTGTCTGTTAGGATGTGACATTGGAAGTTCTTCCATCAAGGTCTCTATTGTCGATGAGGAGACCGGGTTAACAATAGGTGCGGATTTTTATCCCAAAGAAGAGGCCCCGATCAAGGCGTTGCGCCCGGGGTGGGCGGAGCAAAATCCGGAGGATTGGTGGTCGTACGTGAAGATCGCTATGAAAGGTGCCATGAGCAAGGCGAAGGTGAAAGGCGAGGATATCAAGGCGATCGGTATCTCGTACCAGATGCATGGCTTGGTGGTGGTGGACAAGAAGATGGAGGTGCTTCGTCCATCTATTATCTGGTGCGATAGCCGTGCCGTTCCTTATGGCGAGCGTGCGTTTAAGAATATAGGCGAGAAGCGATGCCTTTCCCACCTATTGAACTCGCCGGGTAATTTTACCGCTTCCAAGCTGGCTTGGATCAAGGAGTACGAGCCGGATATCTACGACCGTATCCATAAGATCATGTTGCCGGGAGATTTCATCGCTATGCGTCTGACGGGGGATATCGTGACTACGGTTTCCGGTTTGTCGGAGGGGATTTTCTGGGACTTCAAGAATAATGCCTTATCGGAGGAGTTGATGAATTATTATGGATTCAGAAAGGATCTGATCGCCGATATCCGTCCGACGTTCGGTTTGCAGGGCGAGGTTACCGCCTCGGTCGCGGCCGAGTTGGGACTGAAGAAAGGTACGCCGGTTACCTATCGTGCGGGCGACCAACCGAATAACGCTTTATCATTGAATGTGTTGAATCCGGGCGAGATAGCGGCTACCGGTGGGACTTCCGGAGTGGTGTATGGCGTGAACGGCAAGGTGAATTACGATACGCTTTCCCGTGTGAATACGTTCGCCCACGTGAATCATACGATGGAGCAGACCCGCTTGGGTGTCTTGTTGTGCATCAACGGGGTCGGTATCCTTAATTCTTGGATCAAACGGAATATAGCGCCGGAAGGCATCAACTATAATGAGTTGAATGATTTGGCGGCTACGGTTCCCATCGGATGCGATGGTCTTTCGATCTTGCCGTTCGGAAACGGGGCGGAGCGTATGTTGCAGAATAAGCAGATCGATTGCTCGGTTCATGGATTGAACTTCAATATACATACTAAGGCGCATATGGCTAGGGCGGCGCAAGAAGGTATCGTGTTCGCCTTTAAATACGGTATGGATATTATGAATGAGATGGGGATCGATATTCAGGTAATCCGTGCGGGGAACGCGAACTTGTTCTTAAGCCCGATCTTCCGGGATGCTTTGGCGGGCGTGACGGGTACGGTGATCGAACTGTATGATACGAACGGTGCGGTAGGGGCGGCCAAGGGTGCCGGTATGGGTGCCGGTATCTACAAGAACGCGGAAGAAGCGTTCGCTTCCTTGAAGAAGATCAACGTGATCGAGCCGGACGGTTTCAAGGCGAATGCTTATTGCGGGGCGTTCGAGATTTGGAAGGAACGATTGGAACAATCTATTTAA
- the xylA gene encoding xylose isomerase, whose protein sequence is MSYFKGEKEFFPGIGQIQFEGRESKNPLAFHYYDADKVVMGKTLKDHLRFAMAYWHTLCAEGGDQFGGGTKTFPWNDSTDAITRAKYKMDAAFEFMTKCNIPYYCFHDVDVVDEAPTLGEFEKRLQTMVEHAKEHQAATGKKLLWSTANVFGHKRYMNGAATNPYFPTVACVGTQIKNAIDACIALGGENYVFWGGREGYMSLLNTNMKREKDHLAMMLTMARDYGRKNGFKGTFLIEPKPMEPTKHQYDVDSETVIGFLRHYGLDKDFALNIEVNHATLAGHTFEHELQAAADAGMLCSIDANRGDYQNGWDTDQFPMDIYELAQAWLVILEGGGLTTGGTNFDAKTRRNSTDLEDIFIAHIGGMDAFARALMIAADILENSDYRKMRAERYASFDAGEGKAFEDGKLTLEDLRTIALRDGEPKQISGKQELYEMIVNLHI, encoded by the coding sequence ATGAGTTACTTTAAAGGAGAGAAAGAATTTTTCCCGGGAATCGGACAAATTCAGTTTGAGGGACGTGAGTCAAAAAATCCGTTGGCATTTCATTATTATGACGCGGATAAGGTAGTAATGGGTAAGACACTAAAGGATCATTTACGCTTCGCTATGGCTTATTGGCATACCTTATGTGCTGAGGGAGGTGATCAGTTTGGTGGTGGAACGAAGACATTCCCTTGGAACGACAGCACGGACGCTATCACCCGCGCGAAGTACAAGATGGACGCCGCTTTCGAGTTTATGACCAAATGTAATATTCCTTACTATTGCTTCCACGACGTGGACGTGGTGGACGAGGCTCCTACGCTGGGCGAGTTCGAGAAACGTTTGCAGACGATGGTGGAACATGCCAAGGAGCATCAAGCCGCTACCGGAAAGAAACTGCTATGGTCTACCGCTAACGTGTTCGGACATAAGCGTTATATGAACGGTGCCGCTACGAACCCTTATTTCCCGACCGTGGCATGCGTCGGCACGCAGATCAAGAACGCTATTGACGCTTGTATCGCCTTAGGGGGCGAGAACTACGTGTTCTGGGGCGGCCGTGAGGGGTATATGAGCCTATTGAATACGAACATGAAACGTGAGAAGGATCATTTAGCCATGATGTTGACGATGGCCCGTGATTATGGCCGCAAGAACGGTTTCAAGGGTACGTTCCTGATCGAGCCGAAACCGATGGAACCGACGAAACATCAATATGACGTGGATTCGGAGACCGTGATCGGCTTCCTTCGCCATTATGGATTGGACAAGGATTTCGCCTTGAATATCGAGGTGAACCACGCTACCTTGGCCGGACATACATTCGAGCATGAATTGCAAGCCGCCGCCGACGCCGGCATGTTGTGCAGTATCGACGCGAACCGTGGCGATTACCAGAATGGTTGGGATACGGATCAATTCCCGATGGATATCTATGAGCTGGCACAGGCTTGGCTGGTTATCCTTGAGGGAGGTGGCTTGACTACCGGAGGTACGAACTTCGACGCCAAGACCCGCCGTAATTCTACGGACTTGGAGGATATCTTCATCGCTCATATCGGTGGTATGGACGCTTTCGCCCGTGCCTTGATGATCGCCGCCGATATCCTTGAGAACTCAGACTACCGCAAGATGCGTGCCGAGCGTTACGCTAGTTTCGATGCCGGCGAGGGCAAGGCATTCGAGGATGGCAAGCTTACGCTGGAAGATCTTCGTACGATCGCTTTGCGTGACGGCGAGCCGAAACAGATCAGCGGTAAGCAGGAATTATACGAGATGATTGTAAATCTGCATATCTAA